One Thermococcus sp. DNA segment encodes these proteins:
- a CDS encoding translation initiation factor IF-2 subunit beta, with translation MSESIDFYDFEKLLDKAYEELPENVKSHRSRFEVPPAVVTIAGNKTIIENFVDIAEAMNRDPNHLLKFILREVATAGTLEGRRVILQGRFTPYLIANKMKKYLKEYVICPVCGSPDTKIIKRGRFHFLKCEACGAETPIQHL, from the coding sequence ATGAGCGAGAGCATTGACTTTTACGACTTTGAGAAGCTCCTTGATAAGGCTTACGAGGAGTTGCCCGAGAACGTTAAGTCCCACAGGTCCCGTTTCGAGGTTCCTCCGGCGGTTGTTACAATAGCGGGCAACAAGACGATTATCGAGAACTTCGTGGACATAGCAGAGGCCATGAACCGCGACCCGAACCACCTCCTGAAGTTCATCCTCCGCGAGGTGGCAACTGCCGGAACCCTAGAGGGCAGGCGCGTAATCCTCCAGGGACGCTTTACTCCCTACCTGATAGCCAACAAGATGAAGAAATACCTCAAGGAGTACGTCATCTGTCCGGTCTGTGGAAGTCCGGACACGAAAATTATCAAGCGCGGACGCTTCCACTTCCTCAAATGTGAGGCCTGTGGTGCCGAAACACCGATACAGCACCTTTGA
- a CDS encoding carboxyl transferase domain-containing protein produces MGMEEKLNELYEKREKILAMGGEKAVEKQHAKGKLTARERIEKLLDPGSFVEIGMFVKHRGTEFGLDKKELPADGVITGYGTIDGRLVFVYAQDFTVMGGSLGEMHAAKIKRVMELALEAGAPVIGLNDSGGARIQEGVDALKGYGEIFKMNTLLSGVVPQITAIMGPCAGGAVYSPAIGDFILMVDNPASFMFITGPQVVKAVTGVEVTPVQLGGAMVHAQKAGQAHLIGKSDEEVLALIRRLISYLPSNNMEKPPRVKTNDLPFRKSERLYEIVPDDPNKPYDVRDVIYEIVDRDENGNPDFLEILPYFAPNAVVGFGRMNGQTVGIVANNPKYFAGVLDIDSSDKIARFVRTCDAFNIPIVTLVDVPGYLPGVDQESRGIIRHGAKVLYAYSEATVPMVTVILRKAYGGAYLAMGSKHLGADFVFAWPTAEIAVMGPEGAANIIFRKEIAQAENPEEVRQQKIAEYREKFANPYVAAARGYIDDVIDPAETRGKVIMALEALGSKRVKLPPKKHGNIPL; encoded by the coding sequence ATGGGCATGGAGGAAAAGCTCAACGAGCTTTATGAGAAGAGGGAGAAGATTCTTGCCATGGGCGGTGAAAAGGCCGTCGAAAAACAGCACGCCAAGGGCAAGCTCACCGCCCGCGAAAGGATTGAGAAGCTCCTCGACCCCGGAAGTTTTGTGGAAATCGGTATGTTTGTCAAGCACAGGGGCACTGAATTCGGCCTCGACAAGAAGGAACTTCCAGCTGACGGCGTCATAACCGGCTACGGGACGATTGACGGCAGGCTCGTCTTCGTTTACGCCCAGGACTTCACGGTGATGGGAGGTTCCCTTGGCGAGATGCACGCGGCGAAGATAAAGCGCGTCATGGAGCTTGCCCTTGAGGCAGGAGCGCCGGTCATAGGCCTCAACGACTCTGGTGGGGCCAGGATTCAGGAGGGGGTTGATGCCCTCAAGGGCTACGGCGAGATTTTCAAGATGAACACCCTCCTCAGCGGTGTTGTGCCCCAGATAACAGCTATAATGGGTCCCTGCGCCGGTGGAGCCGTTTACAGCCCTGCTATAGGAGACTTCATCCTCATGGTTGACAACCCGGCGAGCTTCATGTTCATCACCGGTCCGCAGGTAGTCAAAGCAGTCACCGGCGTTGAAGTTACCCCCGTTCAGCTCGGTGGGGCGATGGTTCACGCCCAGAAGGCCGGGCAGGCTCACCTGATAGGGAAGAGCGACGAGGAGGTTCTTGCCCTAATCAGGAGGCTCATAAGCTATTTGCCATCGAACAATATGGAGAAGCCCCCGCGCGTTAAGACCAATGATTTGCCCTTCAGGAAGAGTGAGAGGCTCTACGAGATTGTCCCCGATGACCCGAACAAGCCCTACGACGTCAGGGATGTTATCTATGAGATAGTTGACAGAGATGAAAACGGCAACCCGGATTTCCTTGAGATTCTGCCCTATTTCGCTCCCAACGCTGTGGTTGGCTTTGGAAGGATGAACGGGCAGACCGTTGGAATAGTTGCCAACAACCCCAAGTACTTCGCGGGCGTTCTCGACATAGATTCGAGCGATAAAATTGCGCGCTTTGTGAGAACCTGTGACGCCTTCAACATTCCGATAGTTACGCTCGTTGACGTTCCTGGTTATTTGCCGGGCGTTGACCAGGAGAGCAGGGGCATCATAAGGCACGGCGCCAAGGTTCTCTACGCGTACTCCGAGGCGACCGTTCCAATGGTCACTGTAATCCTGAGGAAGGCCTATGGAGGGGCCTATCTCGCTATGGGGAGCAAGCACCTTGGAGCCGACTTCGTCTTCGCATGGCCTACAGCAGAAATAGCGGTCATGGGTCCGGAGGGAGCGGCGAACATCATTTTCAGGAAGGAAATCGCTCAAGCGGAGAATCCAGAGGAGGTTAGACAGCAAAAGATAGCAGAGTACCGCGAGAAGTTTGCCAACCCCTACGTTGCGGCCGCTAGAGGGTACATTGATGATGTCATAGACCCGGCCGAGACGAGGGGCAAGGTCATCATGGCGCTTGAGGCCCTTGGGAGCAAGCGCGTTAAGTTGCCACCTAAGAAACACGGCAACATACCCCTGTGA
- a CDS encoding OadG family protein — protein MNQIVEGGWITVIGITVVFAILTILAIVMYAIGAFERGMTGKRKEPERTGEVEGVKPPETETEEIPPRDLAIITASILAYLAKKAEVVRPLPFRRKVSDAWRLYGLQSGMDEVENFNYEIRKW, from the coding sequence ATGAACCAGATAGTAGAGGGTGGATGGATAACGGTCATAGGAATTACGGTAGTCTTCGCGATACTCACGATACTGGCTATAGTGATGTACGCAATCGGCGCCTTCGAGCGCGGTATGACAGGAAAGCGAAAGGAGCCCGAAAGGACGGGGGAAGTTGAAGGAGTCAAACCTCCGGAAACGGAAACCGAGGAAATCCCACCGAGGGATTTGGCGATAATAACGGCATCTATCCTCGCCTACCTCGCCAAGAAGGCTGAGGTTGTTCGTCCATTACCTTTTAGGAGAAAGGTTTCTGATGCGTGGCGCCTTTACGGCCTTCAGAGCGGTATGGATGAGGTTGAGAACTTCAACTACGAGATTAGGAAGTGGTGA
- a CDS encoding LAGLIDADG family homing endonuclease yields the protein MDREEMISRFAKFLSEYVDDEGNEVYINRLKDLLTVTPKRSLAIDWAHLNSFDPELAEGLLNNPEEAIASCEDAIQIILREPPLLVERDFKVHARFYNLPNTLLVKELGSEHINRLIQVEGIITRVSEVKPFVEKAVFVCKDCGNEMTRLQRPYENLVKPAKCDACGSRNIELDVEKSRFINFQSFRLQDRPESLKGGQMPRFVDAILLDDLVDTALPGDRVLVTGILRVILEKREKMPIFKKVLEVNHIEQLSKEIEELEISPEDEQKIRELAKRKDIVDAIVDSIAPAIWGHRIVKKGIALALFGGVQRTLPDGTKLRGESHVLLVGDPGVAKCVDYDTEVVLADGSLKKIGEIMEEAVKRAEKEGTLGKVDDGLYAPLDLELYALDAKTLKVRKVKANIAWKRTAPERMFRIKTASGREIKVTPTHPFFIFEDGQFKTRKARELRRGDFIAVPRIIPTEGKAVRLSDAPIKKPKTAKSRLVLPEFADEEFWYVMGLIAGEGYAQNRGGSATLYFTNNDPELIDKVYSYLKGIGLTPKVREAHRGKSSREVYAPSIELYHLLEWLRLAKPSAEKTVPPQLFRARIEDIKAFLRGYFDAEGTVDRKRPKVTVVSASKEMLRGVQHLLLRLGIKSQLHETKAKATNGRMKGKKTYYRLFITGEDTVKFKDEIGFGIKKKQRILEDVTEGITNNTNVDVVPGVGGLLRELRTKARLTQREMGINRSTYLHYERGDRLPSREKLGVIVETLKEHLPDSEEVKILSLLANSDIFWDMVEEIEEYKPEHPWVYDLQVPEHHNFIASDIFVHNSQILRYVANLAPRAIYTSGKSSSAAGLTAAAVRDEFTGSWVLEAGVLVLADGGIALIDEFDKMSDRDRSAIHEALEQQSVSISKAGITATLNARTTVIAAANPKFGRFNRHKSLPEQLDLPPTLLSRFDLIFLLLDEPDEKIDASIAEHILRVRRGEAEVVTPKIPYDLLKKYIAYARKNVHPVLSREAMEEIKRYYVKMRKGLKRSDDEGVQPIPITARQLEALIRLSEAHARMRLSETVTREDARAAIELIEAMMRTIAVDEEGNIDVSILEVGKSSKKLNKIEKLVDIIKNLESEGDYGAPAEKVIEAAKQAGVGSKREVEKLIEELKADGRIYEPRAGFYRVL from the coding sequence CGCGATAGACTGGGCTCACCTCAACTCTTTTGACCCCGAACTGGCTGAGGGACTGCTCAACAACCCTGAAGAGGCGATAGCGAGCTGTGAGGATGCAATCCAGATTATCCTACGCGAGCCTCCTTTGCTCGTTGAGAGGGATTTTAAGGTTCACGCGCGCTTTTACAACCTTCCCAACACACTACTCGTCAAGGAACTTGGGAGCGAGCACATAAACAGGCTCATTCAGGTTGAGGGGATAATCACGCGCGTGAGTGAAGTGAAGCCCTTCGTTGAAAAGGCCGTCTTCGTGTGCAAGGACTGTGGCAACGAGATGACGAGACTTCAGAGGCCCTATGAAAATCTGGTCAAGCCGGCGAAATGCGACGCCTGTGGCTCAAGAAACATAGAGCTCGATGTCGAGAAGAGCCGTTTCATAAACTTCCAGAGCTTCAGGTTACAGGACAGGCCGGAAAGTTTGAAGGGTGGCCAGATGCCCCGCTTCGTCGATGCAATCCTCTTAGATGACCTCGTCGATACAGCCCTGCCCGGCGACCGCGTTCTAGTAACTGGAATCCTGCGCGTTATTCTTGAGAAAAGGGAAAAGATGCCAATTTTCAAGAAGGTCCTAGAGGTTAACCACATTGAGCAACTCAGCAAGGAAATTGAGGAACTCGAGATTTCCCCCGAGGACGAGCAGAAGATAAGAGAACTGGCCAAGAGGAAGGATATCGTTGATGCGATAGTTGATTCAATAGCCCCAGCAATCTGGGGGCATAGGATAGTGAAGAAGGGTATAGCTTTAGCTCTCTTCGGAGGTGTGCAGAGAACTTTGCCCGATGGGACGAAACTTCGCGGTGAGAGTCACGTTCTCCTCGTGGGTGATCCTGGTGTTGCTAAGTGCGTTGACTACGATACAGAGGTTGTTTTGGCCGATGGAAGTCTGAAGAAGATTGGAGAAATTATGGAAGAAGCCGTTAAAAGGGCCGAAAAAGAAGGAACGCTTGGGAAAGTTGACGATGGCCTCTACGCTCCTCTCGACCTTGAACTTTACGCTCTCGACGCGAAGACCCTGAAGGTTAGGAAAGTTAAAGCTAACATAGCCTGGAAGAGAACTGCCCCAGAGAGAATGTTCAGGATAAAGACCGCCAGTGGCAGGGAGATTAAGGTAACGCCAACACATCCATTCTTCATTTTTGAGGACGGACAGTTTAAGACGAGGAAAGCGAGGGAGCTTAGAAGAGGGGACTTTATAGCAGTTCCGAGGATTATACCCACAGAGGGAAAAGCAGTAAGACTAAGCGACGCGCCTATCAAAAAACCGAAAACTGCAAAGAGTAGGCTTGTTCTCCCGGAGTTTGCTGACGAGGAATTCTGGTACGTCATGGGGCTGATAGCAGGTGAAGGCTATGCTCAGAACAGGGGCGGAAGCGCCACTCTCTACTTCACAAACAACGATCCGGAACTCATAGACAAAGTTTACAGCTACCTCAAAGGTATTGGCCTCACCCCCAAGGTAAGGGAAGCCCACAGAGGGAAGAGTTCCCGGGAAGTCTACGCTCCCAGTATCGAACTCTATCACCTCTTAGAATGGCTCAGGCTTGCAAAACCCTCGGCTGAGAAGACAGTTCCACCACAGCTTTTCAGGGCAAGAATAGAGGATATCAAAGCATTCCTCAGGGGATACTTCGATGCTGAAGGAACCGTTGACAGGAAGAGACCAAAGGTAACAGTTGTTTCGGCGTCAAAAGAGATGCTGAGAGGAGTCCAGCACCTGCTCCTCAGGCTCGGCATAAAATCCCAGTTGCACGAGACTAAGGCTAAGGCCACCAATGGGAGGATGAAAGGTAAGAAGACTTACTACCGGCTTTTCATAACCGGGGAAGACACAGTGAAGTTCAAAGATGAGATTGGCTTTGGGATTAAGAAAAAACAGCGCATCCTTGAGGACGTCACAGAGGGCATTACCAATAACACCAACGTGGACGTTGTCCCAGGAGTTGGAGGCCTTCTCAGAGAGCTGAGAACTAAGGCCAGGTTGACCCAAAGGGAGATGGGCATAAACCGCTCGACATACCTCCACTACGAGAGGGGCGATAGACTGCCCAGCAGGGAGAAACTTGGGGTCATTGTTGAAACCCTCAAGGAGCATCTACCCGACTCGGAAGAAGTTAAAATCCTCAGCCTTCTTGCGAACTCGGACATCTTCTGGGATATGGTTGAAGAGATCGAAGAATACAAGCCAGAACACCCGTGGGTCTATGACCTTCAGGTTCCAGAGCACCACAACTTCATCGCCAGCGATATTTTCGTCCACAACAGTCAGATTCTTCGCTACGTAGCTAATCTGGCGCCGAGGGCAATCTATACGAGCGGTAAGAGCTCAAGTGCCGCCGGGCTTACTGCGGCAGCGGTAAGGGACGAGTTCACCGGCTCTTGGGTTCTGGAAGCTGGTGTCCTTGTGTTAGCAGATGGTGGGATAGCGTTAATTGATGAATTTGATAAGATGAGTGACCGTGACAGAAGTGCCATTCATGAGGCACTGGAGCAACAAAGCGTAAGCATCTCCAAGGCAGGCATCACAGCTACTCTCAACGCGAGGACCACAGTCATAGCCGCCGCCAACCCGAAGTTCGGTCGCTTCAACAGGCATAAGTCCCTTCCAGAACAGCTCGACCTTCCACCGACACTGCTGAGCCGTTTCGACCTTATCTTTCTTCTCCTCGACGAGCCGGATGAAAAGATAGACGCGAGCATAGCCGAGCACATCCTCAGGGTGAGGAGAGGAGAGGCCGAGGTGGTAACACCTAAGATACCCTACGACCTGCTAAAGAAGTACATAGCCTACGCTAGGAAGAACGTTCACCCGGTTTTGAGCAGGGAAGCTATGGAAGAAATCAAACGCTACTATGTAAAGATGAGAAAGGGCCTTAAGAGGAGTGACGACGAGGGGGTTCAGCCGATACCAATAACGGCGAGACAGCTGGAGGCCCTGATTAGGCTGAGCGAGGCCCACGCGAGGATGCGCCTGAGCGAGACGGTAACGAGGGAAGATGCGAGGGCCGCTATAGAGCTCATAGAGGCCATGATGAGAACTATAGCGGTTGATGAGGAGGGCAACATAGACGTCTCAATCCTTGAGGTTGGCAAGAGCTCGAAAAAGCTCAACAAGATAGAGAAGCTGGTCGATATCATCAAGAACCTTGAGAGCGAAGGCGACTACGGTGCCCCGGCCGAGAAGGTAATCGAAGCGGCCAAACAGGCTGGGGTCGGAAGCAAGCGTGAGGTAGAGAAGCTAATCGAGGAGCTCAAGGCCGATGGCAGAATCTACGAACCGAGGGCCGGCTTCTACAGGGTGCTCTAA
- a CDS encoding acetyl-CoA carboxylase biotin carboxyl carrier protein subunit: MKVKVIVDGREYDVEVEELPGNKFKVSFEGKSYEVKAEGLGIALPSVPETGVSASSPALTSASTSVPAPAPVSAPAPALASVSSPVQASPNTVTAPMPGKILRVLVSEGQEVKTGQGLVILEAMKMENEIPAPKDGVVKKIYIKEGDTVNTGDPLIELG; this comes from the coding sequence ATGAAGGTTAAGGTCATCGTTGATGGAAGGGAGTACGATGTTGAGGTGGAGGAACTGCCCGGGAACAAGTTCAAGGTCAGCTTCGAGGGCAAGAGTTATGAAGTCAAAGCCGAGGGACTTGGGATAGCACTTCCAAGCGTTCCGGAAACGGGTGTCAGCGCATCTTCTCCAGCTCTAACTTCTGCTTCAACATCTGTGCCAGCACCAGCTCCGGTTAGTGCTCCTGCTCCGGCACTTGCTTCAGTTAGTTCTCCTGTTCAGGCTTCGCCGAACACCGTTACCGCCCCAATGCCGGGCAAGATTCTCAGGGTTCTTGTGAGTGAGGGTCAAGAAGTTAAAACCGGCCAGGGACTCGTTATCCTTGAGGCCATGAAAATGGAGAACGAAATTCCAGCTCCAAAAGATGGAGTCGTGAAAAAAATCTACATCAAAGAAGGCGACACCGTAAACACAGGCGACCCACTAATTGAACTCGGGTGA